One genomic region from Pararge aegeria chromosome 14, ilParAegt1.1, whole genome shotgun sequence encodes:
- the LOC120629658 gene encoding serine/threonine-protein kinase/endoribonuclease IRE1, with product MKFIFILIIALEAYVLGTEDKDRKEITEVRALDDRPLLFATLGGGMVAVEPLSGNIIWKLKDEPVVKVPNQHTNLMPQFLPDPRHGFLYMYGPRGDKQMLKKLPFTIPELVANAPCRSTEGILYTGKKSDTWFILDPLTGTREQVSGFDSSKIFKSEYEQTCPPDKKRGVFVARTEYNILMHDSNNENQKWNVTFFDYTSNAMGKEMLNDYGIIHFTSTSNGRIMSFDRKTGDLVWSHNFETPVIAAYLLGREGLISVPFNSIGDDTLDHIMEDATTLRNGQGIKNSNIELYPTLYIGEHNHGLYALSSLVDKNTVTISTGHTRPLLLEGPVTENQAKGERDTYEPFKNVHFQLNDINLHVTPPYLLLGHYKVPELTTTWMPQLPNANLMNQNVPKNNAIKLINGQVHSDTEKDGENETKKANSVSVSVQTEELEVQEFYFRPILWYKQGYIWLHQQENKALKVLLIILMGLVVTMFWYLRYQAREFQQLSQGGSRSSNTSTSSQGEVTGQLVEIGDGEVRIGKISFNTDQVLGKGCEGTFVYRGMFDKRAVAVKRLLPECFTFADREVALLRESDAHAHVVRYYCTERDKQFRYIALELCSATLQDYVEKKLNYECKINAVEVLQQATLGLAHLHSMDIVHRDVKPHNVLLSMPTGSGEVRAMISDFGLSKKLNIGRVSFSRRSGVTGTDGWIAPEMINGERTTTSVDMFSLGCVFYYVLSKGYHPFGDVLRRQANILTGDYNLDQLDKVLPQEDVLVTRILIRAMISSRANARPPCESVLKYPIFWSKQTILNFLQDVSDHVESSSKKGIENPLDEGARCVIRGDWRLHVCSMVAGDLRARRTYRGDRVSHLLRAIRNKKHHYRELEHEVRDSLGKLPDGFITYWISRFPLLLPHVWLQMQLYRQEDILQAYYPHSYTFSREDVFEFSDDKDYVDEIIEAVDPETNGLFLKSKVYFDDNDKEKRFYRQGSPRKTVDWRSEQIDFRSQRDDIRMRDRHFKKYKKHEEIPVWSLAPQ from the exons AtgaagtttatatttattttaattattgcgtTGGAGGCCTATGTATTAGGAACTGAGGATAAAGATAGAAAG GAGATCACAGAAGTCAGGGCTTTGGATGACCGGCCACTGTTGTTCGCCACGTTAGGAGGCGGCATGGTGGCTGTGGAGCCTCTATCAGGAAATATTATATGGAAACTAAAAGATg AACCAGTGGTGAAAGTACCAAATCAGCATACGAATTTGATGCCCCAGTTCTTACCTGATCCAAGACATGGCTTCCTATACATGTATGGTCCTAGAGGTGATAAGCAAATGCTGAAGAAGCTACCGTTTACCATACCGGAGCTAGTGGCTAATGCTCCGTGTCGATCCACCGAAGGCATTTTGTATACGGGGAAGAAAAGCGACACATGGTTCATATTGGACCCCTTGACAGGAACGCGGGAACAAGTTTCAG gttTCGATTCATCAAAGATATTTAAGAGCGAATATGAGCAAACGTGCCCGCCGGATAAGAAGCGCGGTGTTTTTGTCGCGCGAACTGAATATAACATACTCATGCACGACTCCAACAATGAGAATCAGAAGTGGAATGTCACATTCTTTGACTACACATCCAATGCTATGGGCAAAGAAATGCTAAACGATTACG GTATAATTCATTTCACATCAACATCAAATGGTCGGATAATGTCATTCGACAGGAAAACCGGCGACCTTGTATGGTCGCATAACTTCGAAACGCCAGTTATAGCCGCTTATTTGCTAGGCAGAGAGGGGCTGATCTCTGTCCCTTTCAACTCAATCGGCGATGATACGTTAGACCATATTATGGAGGATGCTACCACTTTGAGAAATGGACAAGGAATTAAAAACTCTAATATTGAGCTTTA TCCAACGTTATACATTGGTGAGCACAACCACGGCCTTTACGCTCTCTCCTCCCTAGTGGACAAAAACACAGTCACAATATCGACAGGGCACACCCGACCTCTTCTCCTAGAAGGCCCAGTCACAGAAAATCAGGCAAAAGGTGAAAGGGACACGTACGAACCCTTTAAAAACGTGCATTTCCAGCTTAATGACATAAACCTTCACGTCACACCTCCATATTTACTACTAGGACATTATAAAGTGCCTGAGCTTACAACAACGTGGATGCCGCAACTTCCGAACGCAAATCTCATGAACCAGAATGTACCCAAAAATAACGCTATCAAACTAATAAATGGTCAAGTTCATTCAGATACTGAAAAAGATGGTGAGAATGAAACAAAGAAAGCTAATTCCGTATCAGTTTCTGTTCAAACTGAGGAATTGGAAGTCCAGGAGTTTTATTTCAGGCCAATTCTATGGTACAAACAGGGTTATATATGGTTGCATCAGCAAGAAAATAAGGCCTTGAAAGTCTTGCTTATCATTCTCATGGGATTGGTCGTTACAATGTTCTGGTACTTACGATATCAG GCTCGCGAATTTCAACAACTGTCGCAAGGCGGGTCTCGAAGTTCGAACACGTCGACATCATCTCAAGGCGAAGTTACGGGACAGTTGGTAGAAATAGGTGATGGTGAAGTACGCATCGGTAAGATAAGTTTCAACACTGATCAGGTGCTGGGAAAAGGCTGTGAAGGCACTTTTGTGTATAG GGGAATGTTTGATAAGCGAGCTGTGGCCGTGAAACGGTTACTCCCAGAGTGTTTCACTTTCGCGGATCGCGAGGTGGCTTTGTTGCGTGAATCCGATGCGCATGCGCATGTTGTACGATACTACTGTACTGAACGGGATAAGCAATTTAG GTATATAGCTCTGGAGTTATGTTCGGCGACGTTACAAGATTACGTGGAGAAGAAATTGAATTACGAATGCAAGATAAATGCAGTAGAGGTCTTACAACAGGCTACACTGGGACTCGCGCATTTACATTCCATGGATATAG TCCACAGAGACGTTAAACCCCACAACGTGCTACTGTCAATGCCCACGGGTTCTGGCGAAGTGCGTGCGATGATCTCAGACTTCGGTCTATCCAAGAAGTTGAATATAGGACGCGTTAGTTTCTCGCGGAGGTCCGGTGTCACTGGCACTGATGGTTGGATTGCGCCTGAGATGATCAACGGCGAAAGGACG ACAACATCGGTAGACATGTTTTCGTTAGGTTGCGTGTTCTACTACGTGCTGTCCAAAGGATACCATCCGTTTGGGGATGTGTTAAGGAGACAAGCTAATATATTGACGGGAGATTATAATTTAGATCAATTaga CAAGGTTTTGCCGCAAGAAGACGTGCTCGTGACAAGGATTCTGATCAGGGCCATGATATCCAGTAGAGCGAACGCACGTCCGCCATGTGAAAGTGTGCTCAAGTACCCAATATTTTGGAGCAAGCAGACTATATTGAACTTTTTGCAG GACGTTAGCGACCATGTAGAAAGTTCGAGCAAAAAAGGCATCGAGAATCCTCTTGATGAGGGTGCAAGGTGCGTTATTCGAGGTGACTGGCGTTTGCACGTATGCTCTATGGTTGCGGGAGACTTGCGTGCGCGACGTACTTATAGAGGGGACCGTGTTTCGCATCTTTTGAGAGCAATTAGGAATAag AAACATCATTACAGAGAGCTTGAACATGAAGTGCGAGACAGTTTAGGAAAACTGCCTGATGGTTTCATCACATACTGGATAAGCAGGTTCCCTCTCTTACTCCCACACGTATGGCTCCAAATGCAACTGTACAGGCAAGAAGACATTCTACAAGCGTACTACCCACATTCATACACGTTTAGCCGAGAAGACGTATTCGAATTCAGCGACGACAAAGATTACGTAGACGAAATAATTGAAGCAGTTGATCCAGAAACAAATGGACTATTCCTCAAGAGCAAAGTATACTTTGACGATAATGATAAAGAGAAAAGGTTTTATAGGCAAGGCTCGCCGAGAAAAAccgtcgattggcgcagtgagcaaaTCGACTTCAGGTCACAACGAGATGACATAAGGATGAGAGATAGGCATTTCAAAAAGTACAAGAAACACGAAGAAATTCCTGTATGGAGTTTAGCACCGCAATAG
- the LOC120629659 gene encoding ankyrin repeat domain-containing protein 27-like: MEGAYDEIISENPFFIQLKNEYSNLFQHCIAQSWIICVPRIGSLNARAFTIEHFCAHVLVPSDELPETHYSTLTEKQVSVANKVITLELTKGLPLQSHILFEETFYTEDYIKYKVWCVESPLEPNSNFGDNTVTKDCLLSINDCIDLLWTQAAGRQVLDQIELNVQLFIKKHTVLPSAISPLRDAISELYTQCLQSTLQNRRIREKCKSSKHVLENIKLSVECYMQHLLFDLLFRPICTICSYEDSHLNKKIRNMSDIQLRDLDIKKELYHAVPKAKQILSKIDTYNTVLEKVLCLKQALNAINKIDNSNNVVLLTADDLLPVFVFLLIKSGLPNWYSQLKYMKEFRFSGVGKGDGDESDFLITTLEAVIEHIQSGALAGPPHPEAYYYESSLTEDNFSNGSKRRSSLTESISTCDTNGREETLEYVFDLIKANNSEQVQILLEKNQKHLDSIQHEKNAIKLTALDNTDDDDDDDDDDDTDSEIYQQLCHPLCNCKKCCSKISKNLLKTSPTVSSRDSHGLTPLHVASVHGKAAIVEILIDMGAQINATDLNECTPLHYAASRGHQNALLLLLHSGASINKENIDKSTPLHLAVNNGHLNCVKALIYFAEHGRKKLKINCMNEVGNTPLHLASKWGYEGIAKLLIENGAEPSLQNRSNKTAFEYAHNLKILQVLKSSTPSLYEYIHITNSDVKTLNCKSDNPVTMKLQSLKTKNNEANNASKTVENLKRIERILQAITYGDVKLACFYMNINYENYANTKSSSKSPSCHPLCECPFCKKTLQTSSDFDINFSDSNGFTALHYAASYGLDELCNILVLNKGNVNFCNKKGQTPLHLAAINNKTMVISCLLDNGANIDAVDLSGSTPLHVASEMGNIGATKVLLNYGPNVTLLNGSEKSAIDVAKEKLHLTVIDLIEKYVNKIK; this comes from the coding sequence ATGGAGGGTGCGTACGACGAAATAATCTCCGAAAATCCATTTTTCATACaacttaaaaatgaatattcaaaTTTGTTTCAACATTGTATTGCGCAATCGTGGATAATATGTGTGCCTCGTATCGGTAGCCTGAACGCCCGCGCGTTTACCATCGAACATTTCTGTGCACATGTGCTCGTTCCGAGTGATGAGTTACCGGAAACACACTACAGCACTCTCACAGAAAAGCAAGTGAGTGTCGCAAACAAAGTCATCACACTCGAACTTACCAAAGGTTTGCCCCTGCAGAGCCACATACTTTTCGAAGAAACATTTTACACTGAGGATTATATAAAGTACAAGGTATGGTGTGTTGAAAGCCCTTTAGAACCTAATTCAAACTTTGGAGACAATACTGTGACTAAAGATTGTTTACTCTCCATCAATGACTGCATCGATTTACTCTGGACGCAGGCTGCAGGCCGACAGGTCCTGGATCAAATAGAATTAAACGTTCAGTTGTTCATAAAGAAACATACTGTATTACCATCAGCCATTTCTCCTCTGAGAGATGCAATCAGCGAGCTGTATACACAATGTCTTCAAAGCACATTACAGAACCGCAGAATTCGAGAAAAATGCAAGTCATCCAAACATGTGTTAGAAAACATTAAACTCTCCGTTGAATGCTACAtgcaacatttattatttgacttACTATTTAGACCCATTTGTACTATTTGCTCTTATGAAGACTCACATCTGAATAAAAAGATAAGAAACATGTCCGATATTCAACTAAGAGACcttgatataaaaaaagaattgtatCATGCAGTACCAAAAGCAAAACAAATACTCTCAAAAATTGATACATACAACACTGTTCTAGAAAAGGTTTTATGTTTGAAACAAGCATTAAATGCAATAAACAAGATTGACAACAGCAATAATGTTGTCTTATTAACTGCAGATGACTTGCTTCCTGTATTTGTGTTCTTACTAATCAAATCAGGTTTACCAAACTGGTATAGTCAGCTTAAATACATGAAGGAATTCCGATTTAGTGGTGTGGGGAAAGGTGATGGAGATGAAAGTGATTTTCTAATTACTACTTTGGAAGCAGTCATTGAACATATACAATCCGGTGCCTTAGCAGGTCCGCCACACCCTGAAGCATATTACTATGAAAGTAGTCTTACTGAGGACAACTTTAGTAATGGTTCTAAAAGAAGGAGCAGTTTAACAGAATCCATATCAACTTGTGATACAAATGGAAGAGAGGAAACTCTTGAGTATGTGTTTGATTTGATCAAAGCTAACAACTCTGAACAAGTGCAAATACTGCTAGAAAAGAATCAAAAACATTTAGATAGCATTCAACATGAAAAAAATGCTATAAAACTGACAGCACTCGATAAtacagatgatgatgatgatgatgatgatgacgatgacacaGATTCAGAAATATATCAGCAGCTGTGTCACCCTCtgtgtaattgtaaaaaatgttGCTCCAAAATATCTAAGAATCTCTTAAAAACTTCCCCAACAGTATCTTCAAGAGACAGCCATGGTCTAACACCTCTGCATGTTGCCTCTGTGCATGGAAAAGCTGCAATAGTTGAAATTCTTATTGATATGGGTGCACAAATTAATGCTACTGATCTTAATGAATGCACACCTTTACATTATGCAGCATCCAGAGGACACCAAAATGCATTGCTTCTTTTACTACACTCTGGAGCctctataaataaagaaaatattgacAAGAGTACTCCACTGCATTTGGCAGTAAACAATGGGCACTTGAATTGTGTGAAGGCACTCATATATTTTGCAGAACATGGTAgaaagaaactaaaaataaattgcatgAATGAGGTTGGTAATACACCTTTGCATTTAGCTTCAAAATGGGGGTACGAGGGCATAGCAAAACTATTGATTGAAAATGGTGCAGAGCCATCACTTCAGAACCGTAGCAATAAAACCGCATTTGAATATGCTCACAATCTGAAGATTTTGCAAGTTCTTAAATCAAGCACTCCAAGTCTGTatgaatacatacatataacaaaTTCAGATGTCAAAACATTAAATTGCAAGAGTGATAATCCAGTAACAATGAAATTGCAAAGCCTcaaaacgaaaaataatgaAGCAAACAATGCATCAAAAACAGTTGAAAATTTGAAGAGAATAGAGAGAATTTTACAAGCCATAACTTATGGTGATGTAAAACTCGCatgtttttatatgaatattaattatgaaaattatgccaACACTAAAAGCTCTAGCAAAAGTCCATCATGCCACCCTCTATGTGAATGCCCATTTTGTAAGAAAACTCTACAAACATCATCTGACTTTGACATTAATTTTTCCGACTCAAATGGATTCACAGCACTTCACTATGCAGCTAGTTATGGTTTAGATGAGCTATGCAATATTCTAGTACTAAACAAAGGTAATGTTaacttttgcaataaaaaaggACAAACTCCTTTACACTTGGCagctataaataacaaaactatgGTAATCAGTTGTTTACTTGATAATGGAGCAAATATAGATGCAGTTGACTTGTCAGGCAGCACACCATTACATGTTGCAAGTGAAATGGGCAACATAGGCGCAACTAAAGTGTTGCTCAACTACGGACCAAATGTAACCTTATTAAATGGATCTGAGAAATCTGCAATAGATGTAGCAAAAGAAAAACTCCATTTAACAGTCATagatttaatagaaaaatatgtgaataaaattaaatga